Part of the Penaeus chinensis breed Huanghai No. 1 unplaced genomic scaffold, ASM1920278v2 CTG_2157, whole genome shotgun sequence genome, tatatatatatatatatatatatatatatatatatatatatatatatatatatatatgtatatatatgtatatataagtgtgtgtttacattatatatatatatatatatatatatatatatatatatatatatatatatatatatataatgtaaacacacacatatatatacatatatatacatatatatatatatatatatatatatatatatatatatatatatatatatatatatatatatatatataatgtaaacacatacatatatatacatatatatatatatatatatatatatatatatatatatatatatatatatatatatatacatatatatatatatatatatatatatatatatatatatatatatacacacacatatatatatacacatatacaggataattaaataaatgtgcAGTTTTCATATTCTTTTGTGCGGGAACCAAACACTGCATACTAAGCCCTGCGTAACTGCAGTCCAGTAACCCTTCACTCCAGTGAATAtagggaatggttaatggttaatggttaaaagcaaaataaatgtgctagacatctaaggtcatgtagcactatagtaaatggtagtgaagggtggttgagttagtgattagttgtcaaagttgggcaaaggaattgacgagtaaatgggttaaggttgggtaaggtaatgtataggggttagatcaagtgaaggatgtatatgcattggaggaatgaaaacaggttgtcaaagcagaaagtgtgagaagttgtgggagggatcacgaaaatcggtcccatttggctgggctaaatagattatttaagaattttgtagagatgggggtagtggaaggacgggggcatgtggaagaggaaaTAGTGTTGAGGGATgcagtgttgagggaggtagtgttatggggaggtggacaataaggttgtaaggtagtaataagggaggatgtggTAGttaatgaagaaggttgtgggggtatagttgttgaagttgagcatgttgggagtagaaatgtctcctggggtgttgattagggtggatactgtactggtcggcattgaggagggggtattagttgtagtgttcagagccgtggtcaaaggagagcctgggatcagggaatcgggcgagtttgaattggtggagctatttgatgaagaggcaattgcctctaataatggtatggttattggttaatggttaatggttattcattgttggccatgataagccttgagtatgttggggagagaaatggtccacccctcagggtcgcttgaggggtaagggctagacaactaaagcaggggaataccgtgcccatggctccctcaggccgttcaggactggcacaaagtcagcctttcatcctttcagcacggctctcacaccttaggatgtggatagtagaaggggttggtgaagggacagaaacgaaaaagtaggaggggaaaaaaaagaccatgcaaaatttgttgagtcgagggctgagtcccaaggttggggagttcctcagcattgggtcccagtctccgcctcctaagcgcccccacgacaacaacgggcaagggattgggggggggggggtgaatatagggaaacaaaatataagataaatcattaataaaaaataattatatatgaattagaaaagggtatcaatatattattttcgAATACTTTATTTGAAAACTTCAAACGATCCAAATATTTAATATCCATTTAAAATCCCAAACTCATATAGCATCATCCAAACAACCCATATAATTCCATGACTCTAATTGCAATATCACTTTTTTGAGGGAAGCTGTATAAATCCTCATGTACATGTACTCTCATGTTTTGCTTTAGGTTTTATTTTTCCTGAGAAGGCTTTTCTTAAAATTGCAGTTTTATGGCTTCTTCTTTTGTATGTACTCTCGTATCTCTAACTAAATTATTTCTTCGTGGAGAAGCCTTGTTGAAAATTTCCTTgctgaatggcttctcctttgtatgtactttcATGTGTTTTACTACAATATTTTTCCTAGAGAAGGCCTTGCTGCAAATCTAGCATctgaatggcttctcctttgtatgtactctcatgtgcccTACTAGAGTACTTTTATCAGAGAAGGCCTTGTTGCAGATCTCACAGCTGTACGGTTTCCCTTTAATATGTACCCTCATGTGACGCACCAGGTTAGTTTTCTCAGAGAAGGCCTTgttgcaaatctcacagctgtagggcttctcctttgtatggacTCTCATGTGCTTTACTAGAGTATCTTTTACAGAGAAGgccttgctgcaaatctcacagctgaatggcttctcctttgtatggacTCTCATGTGCTTTATTAGAGTATTTTTCTCAGAGAAGGCCTTGTTGCAAATCTCACAGTTGtagggcttctcctttgtatgtactctcatgtgctgTACTAGATGAACTTTCTGAGAGAAGgccttgctgcaaatctcacagcggaatggcttctcctttgtatgtactcttatGTGCTTTATTAGAGTATCTTTCACAGAGAAGgccttgctgcaaatctcacagctgaatggcttctcctttgtatggacTCTCATGTGCTTTACTAGAGTACCTTTCCGAGAGAAGGTcttgctgcaaatctcacagctgaatggcttctcctttgtatggacTCTCATGTGCTTTACTAGAGTACTTTCCTTAGAGAAGGTCTTcctgcaaatctcacagctgaatggtttctcctttgtatgtactcttatGTGCCGTACTAGATGACATTTCTGAGAGAAGgccttgctgcaaatctcacagctgaatggcttctcctttgtatgcacTCTCAGGTGCTTTACTAGAGTACCTTTCTCAGAGAAGGTcttgctgcaaatctcacagctgaatggcttctcTTTTGTGTGAACTCTTATATGAATGTTGATATATCCCTTATGAGGAAATTTCTTGCCACATACCTCACATACAAATCTTTTCAATTTGGCTTCCACTTTTGGTTGTGTACCCTGCTTAAGACTTTCCTTATGCATCACCTGATCGCCATTTGATGAATTCTTATTCAGACAATTCTCAACAACAAATGGCGTTCTTAACAACGAGCCTTTGCGATCCTGAACCAAATTATACATGTTCTTTGCATTTCCTTCATGTCTTAGTTCAAGAAGATTATGAAAGAGAAGAGAttcatatttcactttctcttcactcacttcatctctctctttacctgcaTAATCAAATTGTTCTTCCTTAATTTCAATACAAGTATCCTCGGAAATATCTTCGCTGAGCTCTTCTTTGATACTGACTCCTGTGCCATAAATTTCCTCGTCCGTGAGTGGGGCCAAAGGCATCGCATCCAGTCGGCGAGGATACTCATCGTCATCCTGTGAATGAAACGTAATAAActatataatgatgttgataatgaatatgatcatgaatgattttatattacctgttataacaataactataatcacAATGAAAAGACAATTCATTTCATAACGTATTCCTACATGATTACTTACagcaaaaaagtaataaataattaggatatatatacaaatatatataataaatcctcttatatctatctacttagctTTGTGTGAAATTGTAAAAAATCTAATATAACAATACGGATACCAATGTTAACAATAAGAAATGCCATTGGTAATGGTCCTTTTTTATCACAACATCGTCAAAACCAGCGCCAGAAACATTAAAATTAAGAATTATTGTATCAAAactatatcagtaataacaataataatgctatctTTCCTAATAGAAAAtattgtaaaaatgatgatacttataacacAAATGAATATTACGGGTGACGTGATACATAAACTGCAAAAAACAGTGGaatataacattatttatattttcttctatataAGTAACGATAAACGAGACAccggtgtgtatatagatatgtgtgtgtatgtagataaatcttaatatacaaaaaacaaatatatacataaatacccatatttatatacatttatagactcatatgtatatatatatatatatatatatatatatatatatatatatatatatatatatatatatatatacacacatatacatacatagtatgtatgtatgtatatatgtgtgtgcacatatataaaatgcgtataagtatattatatatatgtatacatttaaatatatatacacacacacacgcatacagaaacacattcactcacacacacacacaaacatatatatatatatatatatatatatatatatatatatatatatatatatgtatatatatatatatatatatatatatatatatatatatatatatatatataaatatatatatatatatatatatatatatatatgtatacatatgtatatatatatatatatatatatatatatatatatatatatatatatatatatatatatatactttatcttaataaaaataagaaatattacgtacatgcacaaatgcacatacTTCACTTATGTACCTGACCGCAAATCTGTTCATGTATCTAGTTACAAGGTGTATAAATGACCACTAAGACCTGGTATATTCAACCGGTTTTCTTCCTTTTGGTGCATATTGATGCTACATACAGCTTGAATGAGTTGTTGCTTCGAATGGTCAATGATTAATAGCTAAAACAAGTAATTGTGCTAGAAATCAAGGTCATATACGACGAACACTCCAATGAAATTACTGAaatgttatgaaaatatataaaacaaaattattgtcacacaataaatataattcTACAAAGCTGAACATCAGCCATTTCTTTTTTCAGCCCAGATGAgtgcattttcttttcatatatatatatatatatatatatatatatatatatatatatatatatatatatatataaatatatatatatatatatatatatatatatatatatgcatatacataaaaatataaatatatatatatatatatatatatatatatatatatatatgtatatatatatatatatatatatatatatatatatatatatatatattgggtaagtcaagcatatatataacaaaaaaaaaaaaaaaaaaatcaccattattGATGCTGTCTTTGACGAGTAACTTAATGTTGACATCGAATAGTATGCTGATTCTTTATACTAGTGTAATTAACCAATGAGTCAGGTGGTTCTGAACCTACCATGCACGCGCCCACTACCGTTTCTCGGTTTGATttacctaatatatgcaaatccaagTACGTGctcatacaaatatgaatatctatttatatctatatatataatgtgtatatatatatattcatttatttataaatatatttatatgtatatatcataacatatatatatatatatatatatatatatatatatatatataaatttatttatttataaatatatttatatgtatatatcataacgtgtatatatatatatatatatatatatatatatatatatatatatatatatatatatatatataaatttatttatttataaatatatttatatgtatatatcataacgtgtatatatatatatatatatatatatatatatatatatatatatatatatatatatatatatatatatatatatatatgtgtgtgtgtgtgtgtgtgtgtgtgtgtctgtgtgtgtctgtgtgtatgtatatataaataaatatataacatgtgtatatatacatatatatgcataaacatttcatacataacatataacgtgatgggtatacacacacacacacacacacacacacacacacacatatatatatatatatatatatatatatatatatatatgtatatatatatatatatatatatatatatgtatgtatgtatgtgagtgtgtgtgtatgtgtgtatctgtgtgtatgtttgttaatgtatctatgtaaatgaatatatatatacataaatatcattaaatgtgtatatatatatatatgaatgtgtatttatatatatttatatacatatatgtatatatataaatatatatatatatatatatatatatatatatatatatatatgtatatatataaatatatatatatatacatatatatatatatatatatatatatatatatatatatatatatatctatatatataaatatatatatatatatatatatatatatatatatatatatgtatatatatgtgtgtgtgtgtgtgtgtgtgtatgtgtgtacgttttgtAAAATACATAGAATCAGCGATCTACTTACATTATGCAGTCTATGCACAGTTGACCTTTCCACAATTTCTTTTAGTGGAAACGTTGTCGTAATTTCTATGAAGGGAACCCTCCTTGACTGAATGGAAAGGCGAACTCAGGTTAAGGGAATCAGGCTCTTCACCAAGTCTTGGGGATGGGAAATCCCTATAGGAATTGCTTGGTCCACGTAATTAatttatagataaacagaatTTATATTTAAACTAAATTATGatcagcagatagatagatatgtcactgtattcatacatatgtatatatacatacatacatatacatatatatatatatatatatatatatatatatatatatgtatatgtataaatatatatatatatatatatatatatatatatatatatatatgtatatgtataaatatatatatatatatatatatatatatatatatatatatatatatatatatatatatacatacgtatatatacatacgtatgtatataaatacatatagatgtgtgtatatatatatatatatatatatatatatatatatatatatatatatatatatgtatatgcatatatatatatatatatatatatatatatatatatatatatatatatatatatgtgtgtgtgtgtgtgtgtgtgtgctcattagATCAGCAGGCGGAATTAATGAGAAAATTGCCTTAAATTTCATTTTTTGTAGTtaagtaacataaaaaaaatgcacGCGATTTCCCATTAAAAAcgttattatagtaatcatcattattattgatacaatcactaaaattccattattattctcattttgattatcattctaTACGATGATAAAAACAGTTAATAAAACCAGTCGTACGGCCGGTAGGATTACCGAGATTAAACAAGCATAAACATGTGTTGCTCTGACCATCATGAGATGTGAATCCCTACACAACCAACTGATGtcgacatgggggggggggggggtttggtttgcgaagttctagcttcgcccgggccttctagatatggcccggcctgtgtcagcttttttacggctgtctcattgagttgtctgacactcggtgcttaccgtggcggcgggattgccagcaagcgctcctgccgccatggtgtaagcatttcgcatagcctctttaccagcacggcggctgttgtgggcggtccatgtctcaggaattgtgtatggttacaattttctaggtagtggactagtgtggcgttcggctcgccgcagtgcttgcagcaccattcatcgcgttcgattgttgggataatctgccatgcacagtggtaacctaggcgcattctgtgaagaatgacttcggtacctctgttgcttacttcagagagtgccagtggttcagagcctgtggcgtctgagtaccagctggccgagggggaggttctcgtttcctctctgtggagctgccgtaggaaggtacgaccgaccaaggcacacttctccataagtaattttcggctcggttttatcgtcatgggatttgggggcatacccctgccagcggcagctagtctgtcagcaagctcgttccctctgatgccgatgtggcttgggacccaattgatgataattcttctaccctgagcaagaattctctgtgccattgtgagaatcgtggtcagtaggtagatgttgtctgtgggtgagctgtgcttaagacagtcaatggctgccctggagtctgtgtgtatgaccacgtgtccttcccttagggacgcgtggcctagggctcccatgattgcaactgcctctgcctgtagcgaggaggcgttgtctgttaccctcatggatcgcgtggcatccctagctgcaaagccggcgcctgcagtgtggctcaagggatcgaccgatccatccgtgtagtatgttctactacccggaggagtgatggctgcaatgaccctgtgggcttctgcctttaggctaggcatggggtataggctctttttcattgacaggttcattatgttgaactctatcaggctcagtgcccatggcggggcttcggcaaagtcggggtggggggagtccatgcccttagcaagaagctgttctttgagctgatggcgtatcaacaccctggctgtatgagacagccaggagttgtttgcaacgagctcgttgtcttgttcgaggcatctgactaatttttgtcttaggcttgtgttcctgggagcctggatgacctttgacagaaattgtgttgccgttagatcgattcgtgagtccagggggagaaggtttgcctccatcaggaggttgaggaccttcgtccacctcggggcacccagaatgatcctggcagcttcattttggactgtttctaatttgtctgtgtgctttttctttgcagcaattagagcgactgaggcatagtccaccatgggccggacagcatgtacatagaatgatcttagtactttgtgtctggcccctatgcgtctcccagtcattgctctcatgacagacagtcttgctttggttcggtcaaccaggtactggacctccttatggaaggagagggtccggtctatccttaccccaaggtataggtagtccttgaccc contains:
- the LOC125024661 gene encoding zinc finger protein OZF-like, whose amino-acid sequence is MPLAPLTDEEIYGTGVSIKEELSEDISEDTCIEIKEEQFDYAGKERDEVSEEKVKYESLLFHNLLELRHEGNAKNMYNLVQDRKGSLLRTPFVVENCLNKNSSNGDQVMHKESLKQGTQPKVEAKLKRFVCEVCGKKFPHKGYINIHIRVHTKEKPFSCEICSKTFSEKGTLVKHLRVHTKEKPFSCEICSKAFSQKCHLVRHIRVHTKEKPFSCEICRKTFSKESTLVKHMRVHTKEKPFSCEICSKTFSRKGTLVKHMRVHTKEKPFSCEICSKAFSVKDTLIKHIRVHTKEKPFRCEICSKAFSQKVHLVQHMRVHTKEKPYNCEICNKAFSEKNTLIKHMRVHTKEKPFSCEICSKAFSVKDTLVKHMRVHTKEKPYSCEICNKAFSEKTNLVRHMRVHIKGKPYSCEICNKAFSDKSTLVGHMRVHTKEKPFRC